Proteins found in one Sorghum bicolor cultivar BTx623 chromosome 1, Sorghum_bicolor_NCBIv3, whole genome shotgun sequence genomic segment:
- the LOC8085523 gene encoding protein NPGR2 isoform X1: MNGRKDRGRFSRFIHRLSVQCLCSGDQTNTMDRAIQLSENIDIKDGMTSRTPNPVAGRHVNNVGMEEVELSLQGGGSLNYEEARALLGRVEYQRGHIEEALRVFDGIKISALIPEMKKSVVRKVGQQKPRPHSSSLTMPFHSVTILMETIYLKSLALHDLGKFEEAARECSAILDIVESAAPEGLPSNFGNDCNLNETICRAVELLPELWKLGGFPLETISSYRRALVSNWNLDAKTIAKLQKEFAVFLLYSGYEAGPPKLRCQLDGLFVPQNNLEEAILLLLILLVKFNLKRIERDATVMHHLSFALSVSGQLKPLARQFEALLPGLLDNREWLYIVALCYLASGDDLNALNLLRRVLKSGEDSNSLKELLLASKVCGEDSAHAGEGVLYARRALANQHGGCDQMEVVAGRLLGISLSNLARYATTDIERAAQQHEALEVLANAGKKMHSRDFGTIYSLSLENAVQRKLDRAAHYAKKLLKLEAGSELKTWLLIARIMSAQKRFEDAECIVDAALDQAGKWSQGDLLQTKAKIQIAHGQFRKAIETYTQLLALIQLIVKSFGAGISVLQGTRTDKSLEIKTWYDLALLYLRMSQWKDAELCISKIKAISPYSPLACHAIGKLNEGKGFMKEALRAYSTALDLDPKHVPSLLSTATVLRQLYKKPLPVARCFLTDALRLDRTNHVAWFNLGLLYEDEGDSAAIEAAECFRAAALLEENAPAEPFR; this comes from the exons ATGAATGGTAGGAAAGATAGGGGGAGGTTTAGCAGATTTATACACCGCTTGTCAGTGCAATGCCTGTGCTCTGGGGATCAGACGAACACGATGGATCGGGCAATCCAATTATCGGAGAACATAGACATAAAAGATGGCATGACCAGCCGGACTCCAAATCCTGTGGCTGGGCGGCATGTCAATAATGTTGGCATGGAGGAGGTTGAGTTGTCGCTACAGGGAGGTGGCTCCCTTAATTATGAG GAAGCAAGGGCATTGCTTGGAAGGGTAGAATACCAAAGGGGACATATTGAAGAAGCACTTCGCGTATTTGATGGGATAAAGATATCTGCACTAATTCCTGAGATGAAAAAGTCTGTCGTTAGAAAAGTTGGCCAGCAAAAGCCTCGCCCACATTCCAGTTCTCTGACAATGCCCTTCCATTCTGTTACTATACTGATGGAGACTATATATCTTAAATCTCTTGCACTGCATGATCTTGGAAAGTTTGAAG AAGCTGCACGTGAGTGCAGTGCAATATTGGATATTGTGGAATCTGCAGCACCTGAAGGTTTGCCGAGCAACTTTGGAAATGATTGTAACTTGAATGAAACAATATGCAGAGCAGTTGAGTTACTTCCTGAGCTTTGGAAACTAGGAGGTTTTCCTCTTGAAACTATCTCTTCATATAGGAGGGCTCTTGTTAGTAATTGGAACCTTGATGCAAAGACCATTGCTAAACTACAGAAAGAATTTGCTGTTTTTCTACTATACAGTGGCTATGAAGCCGGACCTCCCAAGCTTCGATGTCAATTGGATGGTTTATTTGTACCTCAGAATAATCTGGAAGAAGCTATTCTTCTTTTGTTGATTCTATTGGTGAAGTTCAATCTTAAGAGGATTGAAAGGGATGCAACTGTGATGCATCACTTAAGTTTTGCACTGTCCGTGTCAGGGCAGTTGAAACCTCTTGCTCGTCAGTTTGAAGCACTATTACCTGGTCTTCTAGACAATAGAGAGTGGCTGTACATTGTTGCATTGTGCTACTTAGCATCAGGTGACGATTTAAATGCACTGAATCTTCTTAGAAGGGTATTGAAGTCTGGAGAAGATTCAAACAGTCTCAAAGAACTTCTCCTGGCTTCAAAAGTTTGTGGCGAAGACAGTGCTCATGCTGGAGAAGGAGTTTTATATGCTCGTAGAGCCCTTGCCAATCAGCATGGAGGTTGTGATCAAATGGAGGTTGTTGCAGGCCGTTTGCTTGGCATTTCCCTTTCCAATCTTGCTAGATATGCTACAACTGATATAGAGAGAGCTGCTCAGCAGCATGAAGCATTGGAGGTGCTTGCTAATGCTGGAAAAAAGATGCACAGCAGAGATTTTGGGACAATATACAGTCTCAGCCTTGAAAATGCTGTGCAGAGAAAATTAGATAGAGCAGCTcattatgcaaagaagctgtTGAAATTAGAGGCTGGGTCAGAATTGAAGACTTGGCTGCTTATAGCTCGAATAATGAGTGCCCAAAAACGATTTGAAGATGCTGAGTGCATTGTAGATGCCGCATTAGATCAGGCTGGGAAGTGGTCTCAAGGAGATCTATTGCAAACCAAAGCCAAAATTCAGATTGCCCATGGGCAGTTTAGGAAAGCAATTGAGACATATACACAGCTTCTTGCTCTGATCCAACTTATTGTGAAGAGTTTTGGTGCTGGGATTTCTGTCTTGCAG GGAACTAGGACTGATAAAAGTCTGGAAATAAAAACATGGTATGATCTTGCCCTTTTGTACCTAAGAATGTCTCAATGGAAGGATGCAGAACTTTGCATATCCAAAATAAAAGCTATCAGTCCATATTCTCCCTTGGCTTGTCATGCTATAG GAAAGCTCAATGAAGGCAAAGGTTTTATGAAAGAGGCTCTGCGAGCATACTCAACAGCGTTAGACctcgatcctaaacatgtaccgAGTTTGTTATCAACTGCTACTGTTCTTCGACAGCTTTATAAGAAGCCCTTGCCTGTTGCTAGATGCTTCCTAACTGATGCGTTGAGACTAGACAGAACAAACCATGTTGCCTGGTTCAACCTTGGCTTACTCTATGAAGACGAAGGTGACAGCGCAGCGATTGAAGCTGCTGAATGTTTTAGGGCTGCTGCACTTCTTGAAGAAAATGCCCCGGCAGAACCTTTCAGATGA
- the LOC8085523 gene encoding protein NPGR2 isoform X2, which yields MNGRKDRGRFSRFIHRLSVQCLCSGDQTNTMDRAIQLSENIDIKDGMTSRTPNPVAGRHVNNVGMEEVELSLQGGGSLNYEEARALLGRVEYQRGHIEEALRVFDGIKISALIPEMKKSVVRKVGQQKPRPHSSSLTMPFHSVTILMETIYLKSLALHDLGKFEEAARECSAILDIVESAAPEGLPSNFGNDCNLNETICRAVELLPELWKLGGFPLETISSYRRALVSNWNLDAKTIAKLQKEFAVFLLYSGYEAGPPKLRCQLDGLFVPQNNLEEAILLLLILLVKFNLKRIERDATVMHHLSFALSVSGQLKPLARQFEALLPGLLDNREWLYIVALCYLASGDDLNALNLLRRVLKSGEDSNSLKELLLASKVCGEDSAHAGEGVLYARRALANQHGGCDQMEVVAGRLLGISLSNLARYATTDIERAAQQHEALEVLANAGKKMHSRDFGTIYSLSLENAVQRKLDRAAHYAKKLLKLEAGSELKTWLLIARIMSAQKRFEDAECIVDAALDQAGKWSQGDLLQTKAKIQIAHGQFRKAIETYTQLLALIQLIVKSFGAGISVLQGTRTDKSLEIKTWYDLALLYLRMSQWKDAELCISKIKAISPYSPLACHAIAQ from the exons ATGAATGGTAGGAAAGATAGGGGGAGGTTTAGCAGATTTATACACCGCTTGTCAGTGCAATGCCTGTGCTCTGGGGATCAGACGAACACGATGGATCGGGCAATCCAATTATCGGAGAACATAGACATAAAAGATGGCATGACCAGCCGGACTCCAAATCCTGTGGCTGGGCGGCATGTCAATAATGTTGGCATGGAGGAGGTTGAGTTGTCGCTACAGGGAGGTGGCTCCCTTAATTATGAG GAAGCAAGGGCATTGCTTGGAAGGGTAGAATACCAAAGGGGACATATTGAAGAAGCACTTCGCGTATTTGATGGGATAAAGATATCTGCACTAATTCCTGAGATGAAAAAGTCTGTCGTTAGAAAAGTTGGCCAGCAAAAGCCTCGCCCACATTCCAGTTCTCTGACAATGCCCTTCCATTCTGTTACTATACTGATGGAGACTATATATCTTAAATCTCTTGCACTGCATGATCTTGGAAAGTTTGAAG AAGCTGCACGTGAGTGCAGTGCAATATTGGATATTGTGGAATCTGCAGCACCTGAAGGTTTGCCGAGCAACTTTGGAAATGATTGTAACTTGAATGAAACAATATGCAGAGCAGTTGAGTTACTTCCTGAGCTTTGGAAACTAGGAGGTTTTCCTCTTGAAACTATCTCTTCATATAGGAGGGCTCTTGTTAGTAATTGGAACCTTGATGCAAAGACCATTGCTAAACTACAGAAAGAATTTGCTGTTTTTCTACTATACAGTGGCTATGAAGCCGGACCTCCCAAGCTTCGATGTCAATTGGATGGTTTATTTGTACCTCAGAATAATCTGGAAGAAGCTATTCTTCTTTTGTTGATTCTATTGGTGAAGTTCAATCTTAAGAGGATTGAAAGGGATGCAACTGTGATGCATCACTTAAGTTTTGCACTGTCCGTGTCAGGGCAGTTGAAACCTCTTGCTCGTCAGTTTGAAGCACTATTACCTGGTCTTCTAGACAATAGAGAGTGGCTGTACATTGTTGCATTGTGCTACTTAGCATCAGGTGACGATTTAAATGCACTGAATCTTCTTAGAAGGGTATTGAAGTCTGGAGAAGATTCAAACAGTCTCAAAGAACTTCTCCTGGCTTCAAAAGTTTGTGGCGAAGACAGTGCTCATGCTGGAGAAGGAGTTTTATATGCTCGTAGAGCCCTTGCCAATCAGCATGGAGGTTGTGATCAAATGGAGGTTGTTGCAGGCCGTTTGCTTGGCATTTCCCTTTCCAATCTTGCTAGATATGCTACAACTGATATAGAGAGAGCTGCTCAGCAGCATGAAGCATTGGAGGTGCTTGCTAATGCTGGAAAAAAGATGCACAGCAGAGATTTTGGGACAATATACAGTCTCAGCCTTGAAAATGCTGTGCAGAGAAAATTAGATAGAGCAGCTcattatgcaaagaagctgtTGAAATTAGAGGCTGGGTCAGAATTGAAGACTTGGCTGCTTATAGCTCGAATAATGAGTGCCCAAAAACGATTTGAAGATGCTGAGTGCATTGTAGATGCCGCATTAGATCAGGCTGGGAAGTGGTCTCAAGGAGATCTATTGCAAACCAAAGCCAAAATTCAGATTGCCCATGGGCAGTTTAGGAAAGCAATTGAGACATATACACAGCTTCTTGCTCTGATCCAACTTATTGTGAAGAGTTTTGGTGCTGGGATTTCTGTCTTGCAG GGAACTAGGACTGATAAAAGTCTGGAAATAAAAACATGGTATGATCTTGCCCTTTTGTACCTAAGAATGTCTCAATGGAAGGATGCAGAACTTTGCATATCCAAAATAAAAGCTATCAGTCCATATTCTCCCTTGGCTTGTCATGCTATAG CTCAATGA
- the LOC8080600 gene encoding cyclin-dependent kinase inhibitor 5, with product MGKYMRKGKVSGEVAVMEVPGGALLGVRTRSRTLALQRAQRPLDKGDAEDAAAEYLELRSRRLEKPHKDPLPPPSAPATKRGAGRKVATAAAAAAAPHGLAEDDVEVSFGENVLDFDAMERSTRETTPCSLIRNPEMISTPGSTTKSKTSNSMTSRRRMETSICRFIPSSHEMEEFFSAAEKQEQQSFREKYNFCPVNDCPLPGRYEWARLDC from the exons ATGGGGAAGTACATGCGCAAGGGCAAGGTGTCCGGGGAGGTCGCCGTCATGGAGGTCCCCGGCGGCGCGCTGCTCGGCGTCCGCACCCGCTCCCGCACGCTCGCGCTGCAGCGCGCGCAGAGGCCGCTCGACAAGGGCGACGCCGAGGACGCCGCTGCGGAGTACCTCGAGCTCAGGAGCCGGAGGCTCGAGAAGCCGCACAAGGACCCGTTACCGCCGCCGTCTGCGCCTGCGACCAAGAGGGGCGCCGGGAGGAAggtcgccaccgccgccgccgccgccgcggcgccgcaCGGGCTGGCGGAGGACGACGTCGAGGTCTCCTTCGGCGAGAACGTGCTCGACTTCGACGCCATGGAAAG GAGTACCAGAGAGACAACACCGTGCAGTTTGATTAGGAACCCAGAGATGATAAGCACCCCAGGATCCACAACTAAAAGTAAAACCAGCAACTCGATGACTTCCCGTCGCAGAATGGAAACCTCAATCTGCCGTTTCATACCAAGTTCGCATGAGATGGAAGAGTTCTTCTCAGCAGCTGAAAAACAGGAGCAGCAAAGCTTCAGGGAGAA GTATAACTTCTGTCCTGTGAACGACTGTCCTCTTCCGGGTCGGTATGAATGGGCGAGGCTAGACTGCTAG
- the LOC8055692 gene encoding uncharacterized protein LOC8055692: MCEGRRPADASRARWAAAAAELRWREAAADEQLAAARARLAEALAELERARARAAELQRRLEQTYGKRARGRRRRDRLPGTREGNRLHRA, encoded by the coding sequence ATGTGCGAGGGGAGGCGGCCGGCGGACGCGAGTCGGGCgaggtgggcggcggcggcggcggagctacGGTGGAGGGAGGCGGCGGCCGACGAGCagctggcggcggcgcgggcgcgtCTGGCGGAGGCTCTGGCGGAGCTggagcgggcgcgggcgcgcgcCGCCGAGCTGCAGCGGCGCCTCGAGCAGACCTACGGCAAACGAGCGAGAGGACGGAGGAGGCGAGATCGGCTTCCAGGAACGCGCGAAGGAAACAGACTCCACCGCGCGTGA